A single Vidua chalybeata isolate OUT-0048 chromosome 20, bVidCha1 merged haplotype, whole genome shotgun sequence DNA region contains:
- the TAOK1 gene encoding serine/threonine-protein kinase TAO1 isoform X2, whose protein sequence is MVGAERKPPLFNMNAMSALYHIAQNESPTLQSNEWSDYFRNFVDSCLQKIPQDRPTSEELLKHMFVLRERPETVLIDLIQRTKDAVRELDNLQYRKMKKLLFQEAHNGPAVETQEEEEEQDHGVGRTGTVNSVGSNQSIPSMSISASSQSSSVNSLPDASDDKSELDMMEGDHTVMSNSSVIHLKPEEENYREESDPRTRASEPQSPPQVSRHKSHYRNREHFATIRTASLVTRQMQEHEQDSELREQMSGYKRMRRQHQKQLMALENKLKAEMDEHRLRLDKDLETQRNNFAAEMEKLIKKHQAAMEKEAKVMANEEKKFQQHIQAQQKKELNSFLESQKREYKLRKEQLKEELNENQSTPKKEKQEWLSKQKENIQHFQAEEEANLLRRQRQYLELECRRFKRRMLLGRHNLEQDLVREELNKRQTQKDLEHAMLLRQHESMQELEFRHLSTIQKMRCELIRLQHQTELTNQLEYNKRRERELRRKHVMEVRQQPKSLKSKELQIKKQFQDTCKIQTRQYKALRNHLLETTPKSEHKAVLKRLKEEQTRKLAILAEQYDHSINEMLSTQALRLDEAQEAECQVLKMQLQQELELLNAYQSKIKMQAEAQHDRELRDLEQRVSLRRALLEQKIEEEMLALQNERTERIRSLLERQAREIEAFDSESMRLGFSNMVLSNLSPEAFSHSYPGASGWSHNPTGGAGPHWGHPMGGPPQAWGHPMQGGPQPWGHPSGPMQGVPRSSAIGVRNSPQALRRTASGGRTEQGMSRSTSVTSQISNGSHMSYT, encoded by the exons CACATGTTTGTTCTTCGAGAGCGGCCGGAAACAGTGTTAATAGACCTGATTCAGAGAACAAAGGATGCAGTGAGAGAGCTGGACAACCTGCAGTATCGTAAAATGAAGAAGCTCCTCTTCCAGGAGGCCCACAATGGCCCTGCAGTGGAaacacaggaggaggaggag GAACAAGATCATGGTGTGGGCAGGACGGGAACAGTGAACAGTGTCGGAAGTAATCAGTCCATTCCTAGTATGTCTATCAGTGCCAGTAGCCAAAGCAGTAGTGTTAACAGTCTTCCAGATGCCTCGGATGATAAGAGCGAGCTGGATATGATGGAGGGGGACCACACGGTGATGTCAAATAGCTCTGTCATTCATCTAAAGCCG GAGGAAGAGAACTACAGAGAGGAGTCGGATCCTCGGACAAGGGCATCAGAACCCCAGTCTCCTCCCCAAGTATCTCGCCACAAGTCTCATTATCGCAACCGAGAGCACTTTGCTACCATACGCACAGCGTCGCTG GTGACAAGGCAAATGCAGGAACATGAGCAAGACTCTGAGCTCCGAGAGCAGATGTCTGGCTATAAACGTATGAGAAGGCAGCACCAGAAGCAACTGATGGCATTAGAGAATAAACTGAAGGCAGAGATGGACGAGCACCGCCTCAGGTTGGACAAAGATCTCGAAACACAGCGTAacaattttgctgcagaaatggaaaagctaATTAAAAAGCACCAAGCAGCTATGGAAAAAGAG GCTAAAGTGATGGCCAATGAAGAGAAGAAATTCCAACAGCATATTCAGGCCCAACAGAAGAAAGAATTGAACAGTTTCCTGGAGTCCCAGAAGAGAGAATATAAACTCCGTAAAGAGCAGCTGAAAGAG GAGCTGAATGAAAACCAGAGCACTCCaaagaaggagaagcaggagtGGCTCTCTAAGCAGAAGGAGAACATCCAGCATTTCCAGGCAGAAGAAGAGGCCAACTTGCTGAGGCGTCAGAGGCAGTACTTGGAGCTGGAGTGTCGCCGCTTCAAGAGACGGATGCTCCTGGGCCGCCATAACCTGGAGCAGGACCTGGTTCGGGAG GAGCTAAACAAAAGGCAGACACAGAAGGACCTGGAGCACGCCATGCTGCTGCGTCAGCACGAGTCCATGCAGGAGCTGGAGTTCCGCCATCTCAGCACCATCCAGAAGATGCGCTGCGAGCTGATCCGGCTCCAGCACCAGACCGAGCTCACCAACCAGCTGGAGTACAACAAGCGCCGGGAGCGGGAGCTGCGGCGCAAGCACGTCATGGAGGTCCGGCAGCAGCCCAAGAGCCTGAAG TCAAAAGAACTACAGATAAAGAAGCAGTTTCAGGATACATGCAAGATCCAAACCAGACAGTACAAAGCACTGAGAAACCATCTGCTGGAGACCACGCCAAAGAGTGAACATAAAGCTGTCCTCAAACGGCTCAAGGAGGAGCAGACCCGGAAGCTGGCTATCCTGGCTGAGCAGTATGATCACAGCATTAATGAAATGCTCTCTACACAAGCT CTGCGTTTGGATGAGGCACAGGAAGCAGAGTGCCAGGTTTTGAAgatgcagctgcagcaagaaTTAGAGCTGCTGAACGCATATCAGAGTAAAATCAAGATGCAGGCAGAAGCCCAGCATGATCGGGAGCTGCGTGATCTTGAGCAGAGGGTGTCCCTACGCCGGGCCCTCCTGGAGCAGAAG aTTGAGGAGGAGATGCTGGCGTTGCAGAACGAGCGCACGGAGCGGATACGAAGCCTGCTGGAGCGTCAAGCTCGCGAGATCGAAGCCTTTGACTCAGAAAGCATGAGGCTAGGTTTTAGTAATATGGTTCTTTCTAATCTCTCCCCCGAGGCGTTCAGCCACAGCTACCCGGGAGCTTCTGGCTGGTCCCACAATCCTACTGGGGGTGCAGGACCTCACTGGGGTCATCCCATGGGTGGCCCACCGCAAGCTTGGGGCCATCCAATGCAAGGTGGACCTCAGCCATGGGGTCACCCCTCGGGGCCCATGCAGGGGGTACCTCGAAGTAGTGCTATAGGGGTCCGCAACAGCCCCCAGGCTCTGAGGCGGACAGCTTCTGGGGGACGGACGGAGCAGGGCATGAGCAGGAGCACAAGTGTTACTTCACAAATATCCAATGGTTCACACATGTCTTATACATAA
- the ABHD15 gene encoding protein ABHD15, translated as MLSPEGLVAAAAVLVGLGLLAWCLWAGRLEVPGDVGEEDEEEGIPFMAEEGSGHCRLLCKPSALAQHLVRSLARSAALRGGCWPWPCWPQLQMLWQLLQPPEPEPVVARELLQLSDAGLVALDWLVGPWGAAGGGGVVSSPVLLLIPNAAGKVTGGLLQLGLRALERGFIPVIFNRRGHNGCPLTTPRLQPFGDPGDLREAVTYLRCRHPAASLLAVSEGSGSGLLLSYLGESGSSSRLAAAACLSPIFRGRDWFEARMPWLYEWPLLLHLKQGLSRYAGALAEVVDMDRLLGSRSLRELEETLFCRTRSRPTSWESYWERNEPLRDADEAAVPVLCLCSADDPVRGPPARSLPRELFRSSPYFFLLLTPHGGHCGFPRRGPGRCWAHEAVLEYFRAMAEFLRTEERRKGLPRPRRWGGPPVEPPVFTWQRSYTR; from the exons ATGCTGTCCCCGGAGGGGTTGGTGGCCGCAGCCGCGGTGCTCGTGGGGCTGGGCCTTCTAGCTTGGTGCCTTtgggcagggaggctggaggTGCCTGGAGACGTGGGagaggaggacgaggaggagggGATCCCCTTCATGGCCGAGGAGGGCTCGGGGCACTGCCGGCTGCTGTGCAAGCCCTCGGCTCTGGCCCAGCACCTGGTGCGGAGCTTGGCGCGCTCAGCGGCGCTGCGGGGGGGATGCTGGCCATGGCCGTGCTGGCCCCAGCTCCAGAtgctgtggcagctcctgcagccacctgAGCCGGAGCCGGTGGTGGCCCgtgagctcctgcagctgtctgaCGCTGGGCTGGTGGCCCTGGACTGGCTGGTGGGGCCGTGGGGGGCTGCGGGTGGCGGGGGGGTGGTCTccagcccagtgctgctgctcatcccCAACGCTGCTGGGAAGGTGACGggggggctgctgcagctggggctgcgGGCGCTGGAGCGGGGCTTCATCCCCGTCATCTTCAACCGCCGGGGCCACAACGGCTGCCCCCTCACCACCCCCCGGCTCCAGCCCTTCGGGGATCCCGGGGACTTGCGGGAGGCTGTGACCTACCTGCGGTGCCGGCACCCCGCTGCCTCTCTGCTGGCCGTCAGCGAGGGCTCGGGCTcggggctgctgctctcctacCTGGGTGAGAGCGGCTCCTCCAGCCGCCTGGCTGCTGCCGCCTGCCTCTCCCCCATCTTCCGTGGCCGGGACTGGTTTGAGGCCAGGATGCCCTGGCTTTACGAGTGGCCGCTGCTCCTCCATCTCAAGCAGGGATTGAGCAG GTACGCGGGGGCCCTGGCCGAGGTGGTGGACATGGACAGGCTCCTGGGCAGCCGCTCGCTGCGGGAGCTGGAGGAAACCCTCTTCTGCCGGACTCGGAGCCGCCCCACCAGCTGGGAGAGCTACTGGGAGCGCAACGAGCCCCTGCGCGACGCGGACGAGGCGGCGGTGCCggtgctgtgcctctgcagcgCCGATGACCCCGTGCGCGGCCCCCCGGCCCGgagcctgcccagggagctcTTCCGCAGCAGCCCCTacttcttcctgctgctgacCCCGCACGGGGGGCACTGCGGCTTCCcccggcgggggccggggcgcTGCTGGGCCCACGAGGCCGTGCTGGAATATTTCAGGGCCATGGCCGAGTTCCTGCGGAcggaggagaggaggaaggggctgCCGCGGCCCCGCAGGTGGGGGGGTCCCCCAGTCGAGCCCCCCGTGTTCACCTGGCAGAGATCCTACACGCGGTAG